A genomic stretch from Candidatus Dadabacteria bacterium includes:
- the rpsG gene encoding 30S ribosomal protein S7 gives MARKGRAQRRKLAPDSRTGDPLVAKFINSLMYDGKKSKAEKIFYDSLDKISEKTGKDPLEVFHDALDRVKPSVEVRSRRVGGANYQVPMEVSSFRRQSLGIRWLINSSRSRSEKSMVDKLSSEIIDAHNNRGNAVKKKEDVHRMAEANRAFAHYRW, from the coding sequence ATGGCGAGAAAAGGTAGAGCACAAAGAAGAAAACTGGCTCCGGATTCCAGAACCGGAGACCCTCTAGTCGCCAAGTTTATAAACAGCCTGATGTATGACGGCAAGAAGAGCAAGGCGGAAAAAATCTTCTACGATTCCCTTGACAAGATAAGCGAAAAAACCGGAAAGGACCCGCTTGAAGTGTTTCACGATGCTCTTGACAGGGTGAAGCCCTCGGTCGAGGTAAGGTCAAGACGCGTCGGCGGAGCTAACTACCAGGTTCCCATGGAAGTGAGTTCCTTCAGAAGGCAGTCCCTTGGGATCAGATGGCTCATAAATTCCTCCCGCTCAAGATCAGAAAAATCGATGGTAGACAAGCTTTCTTCGGAAATAATTGACGCCCATAACAACAGGGGCAACGCCGTGAAGAAGAAAGAGGATGTTCACAGGATGGCTGAGGCCAACAGGGCCTTTGCCCACTACAGGTGGTAA
- the fusA gene encoding elongation factor G, whose protein sequence is MSEQIFPIDRVRNIGIVAHIDAGKTTTTERILFYTGITYKIGEVHEGAATMDWMEQERERGITITSATTTCFWKDCRINIIDTPGHVDFTIEVERSLKVLDGAVVVFDCVGGVEPQTETVWGQADRYSVPRMCFVNKMDRVGADFYRVVDQIVERLNANPVCLQIPWFDGDDFTGIVDLIRMKMAVWDGESLGAKFEFIDIPENTKEQAAEYREKLIEALSDNDEEIMELYLDGEDVPEEMIRKSIRRQTIDATIVPVMLGSAFKNKGVQLLLDAVVEYMPAPVDLPPVKGIHPKTDEEVERNPDKEEPFSALAFKIMSDPFVGQLTYLRVYSGKLKSGTTVYNSSNLKNEKIGRLLRMHAEKREDIKEVEAGGIAAAVGLKNTLTGDTLCSDSNPVILESLHISDPVISIAIEPKSNADQERLGLSLSKLAMEDPSFKVKTDEETRQTVISGMGELHLEIIVDRLKREFKVDANVGKPQVAYRETITSTSQTEGKYIRQTGGRGQYGHVKIRVEPLERGEGFQFHDQIKGGVIPKEFIPAVQKGIVEAMDTGVVSGYPVVDVAVTLYDGSFHDVDSSEIAFKIAGSMAFKEAIHKSSPVVLEPVMKLEVVVPEAHMGTVIGDLSSRRGRVSSTEMRGAMQAVKAEVPLGEMFGYATHLRSMTEGRGLFTMEFSHYFALPANIAEEIKQAANVS, encoded by the coding sequence GTGTCAGAACAGATATTTCCCATAGACAGGGTGAGAAACATCGGAATTGTTGCTCACATAGATGCTGGAAAGACCACTACTACTGAAAGAATACTTTTCTATACTGGCATAACCTACAAAATCGGCGAGGTGCACGAAGGCGCGGCGACCATGGACTGGATGGAGCAGGAGCGCGAAAGGGGCATCACCATTACTTCTGCTACCACTACGTGTTTCTGGAAGGACTGCAGGATAAACATCATAGATACTCCCGGTCACGTTGATTTCACCATAGAGGTTGAAAGATCGCTCAAGGTGCTTGACGGAGCGGTGGTTGTGTTTGACTGTGTCGGAGGAGTCGAACCTCAGACCGAGACGGTTTGGGGACAGGCCGACCGATATTCAGTCCCAAGAATGTGTTTTGTGAACAAGATGGACAGGGTCGGGGCGGATTTCTACAGAGTCGTGGATCAGATAGTTGAAAGGCTTAACGCCAATCCCGTGTGTCTTCAGATTCCCTGGTTTGACGGCGACGACTTCACCGGAATAGTTGACCTGATAAGGATGAAAATGGCGGTCTGGGACGGGGAAAGCCTTGGGGCCAAGTTTGAATTCATAGATATTCCCGAGAACACCAAGGAGCAGGCGGCCGAATACAGGGAGAAACTTATAGAGGCTCTTTCAGATAACGACGAGGAGATAATGGAGCTTTATCTCGACGGAGAGGATGTCCCCGAAGAGATGATCCGGAAATCCATAAGACGACAGACAATCGACGCGACCATAGTACCGGTTATGCTGGGATCGGCTTTTAAGAACAAAGGAGTGCAGCTCCTGCTTGACGCCGTTGTGGAATACATGCCCGCTCCCGTGGATCTGCCACCGGTAAAAGGCATTCATCCCAAAACCGATGAGGAAGTCGAAAGAAACCCCGACAAAGAAGAGCCCTTCTCCGCGCTTGCGTTTAAGATCATGTCGGACCCGTTCGTTGGCCAGCTTACCTACCTTCGGGTTTATTCAGGAAAGCTTAAATCAGGTACTACCGTCTACAATTCATCCAATCTTAAAAACGAAAAGATCGGAAGACTTCTTCGCATGCACGCGGAAAAACGCGAGGATATAAAAGAGGTTGAGGCTGGTGGTATAGCGGCCGCGGTTGGGCTTAAGAACACTCTTACGGGCGATACTCTGTGCTCGGATTCAAATCCCGTCATACTTGAGAGTCTTCATATCTCGGACCCGGTAATTTCGATTGCAATAGAACCTAAGTCAAACGCCGATCAGGAGAGACTCGGTCTCTCGCTTAGCAAGCTTGCCATGGAGGATCCTTCCTTCAAGGTGAAAACCGATGAGGAGACCCGTCAGACGGTAATTTCCGGCATGGGGGAGCTTCACCTTGAGATAATCGTCGACAGGCTTAAAAGGGAATTCAAGGTAGATGCGAACGTAGGGAAGCCTCAGGTTGCTTACAGAGAGACGATAACCAGCACTTCTCAAACCGAAGGGAAGTACATAAGACAGACCGGTGGGCGTGGTCAGTACGGCCATGTGAAGATAAGGGTGGAGCCTCTTGAGAGGGGCGAAGGATTTCAGTTCCACGATCAGATAAAGGGAGGGGTGATTCCCAAGGAGTTTATTCCCGCGGTGCAGAAAGGAATAGTCGAGGCCATGGATACTGGAGTTGTCTCCGGGTATCCGGTCGTCGACGTGGCGGTCACTCTTTACGACGGTTCTTTCCACGATGTCGATTCCTCGGAGATCGCTTTTAAGATCGCCGGTTCCATGGCATTTAAGGAGGCGATTCATAAATCTTCTCCGGTTGTGCTTGAGCCAGTAATGAAGCTTGAGGTGGTTGTTCCCGAAGCTCACATGGGAACTGTCATAGGTGATCTGAGTTCAAGGCGCGGAAGAGTAAGCAGTACGGAAATGAGAGGTGCTATGCAGGCGGTAAAGGCGGAAGTTCCGCTTGGCGAAATGTTCGGTTACGCGACCCACTTAAGGTCAATGACCGAAGGCAGGGGATTGTTCACTATGGAATTCTCCCATTATTTCGCCC
- the rpsL gene encoding 30S ribosomal protein S12: MPTISQLLSKGRETARKKSKARALQRCPQRRGVCVRVYTTTPKKPNSALRKVARIRLTNGIEVTGYIPGEGHTLQEHSVVLVRGGRVKDLPGVRYHIVRGTLDSTGVENRRNGRSKYGAKKPK; encoded by the coding sequence ATGCCTACGATAAGCCAGTTGCTCAGCAAGGGAAGAGAGACGGCCAGAAAGAAAAGCAAGGCCAGAGCTCTTCAGAGGTGTCCCCAGCGAAGAGGGGTTTGCGTGAGGGTTTACACCACCACTCCGAAAAAGCCTAACTCCGCTTTAAGGAAGGTCGCAAGGATAAGGCTTACAAACGGCATAGAGGTCACGGGATATATCCCCGGAGAAGGACACACGCTGCAGGAACACTCAGTTGTGCTCGTCAGGGGGGGCAGGGTGAAAGATCTTCCCGGAGTGAGGTACCACATAGTCAGGGGAACTCTTGACTCGACCGGGGTTGAGAACAGAAGAAACGGGAGATCCAAGTACGGAGCCAAAAAGCCTAAGTAA